The following are encoded together in the Citrus sinensis cultivar Valencia sweet orange chromosome 1, DVS_A1.0, whole genome shotgun sequence genome:
- the LOC102630948 gene encoding early nodulin-like protein 1 isoform X2, whose amino-acid sequence MARTIILAIAVTASMASLLQNTAAETTHVVGGDLGWQIPPGGAIAYVTWASMQTFSVGDILLFNFTTGQQDVASVTKEAYENCNPASPISRKTTGPAEFSLEAAGDYYFICTLELHCTLGQKLAIHVTGPAPQPSPGPSLPRTPVNYTVGGNIGWAIPPGGALFYASWASFYSFFVCDTLVFNFANGTQDVAIVPKDVYETCNINSTIAVFTSSPVKITLKFPGEYYFTSTYLSHCSLGQRLAINVTGTSTPAPAAPPPLPPPPPPGNRTSPAPVPPPVQPPPPPASVAPCQGVH is encoded by the exons atggcAAGAACAATCATTTTAGCCATTGCAGTGACAGCATCCATGGCTTCTCTCTTACAGAACACAGCTGCCGAGACTACCCACGTGGTCGGCGGTGACTTAGGATGGCAAATTCCTCCTGGTGGCGCCATCGCTTATGTCACTTGGGCTTCCATGCAGACGTTCTCTGTTGGTGATATTCTTC TGTTCAATTTCACAACCGGACAACAAGATGTAGCAAGCGTAACAAAGGAAGCATATGAGAACTGCAATCCAGCGAGTCCCATTTCACGTAAAACCACAGGCCCGGCAGAATTCAGCCTCGAGGCAGCTGGCGATTACTACTTTATATGTACCCTGGAGCTGCACTGCACGTTAGGGCAGAAGCTGGCAATTCACGTTACTGGCCCTGCTCCTCAACCCAGCCCCGGTCCCTCTCTGCCAAGAACTCCGGTGAACTACACCGTCGGCGGTAACATTGGTTGGGCCATTCCGCCTGGTGGTGCACTTTTTTATGCCTCTTGGGCTTCCTTCTACTCTTTCTTCGTTTGTGACACTTTag TATTTAACTTTGCGAATGGGACACAAGATGTTGCCATAGTGCCCAAGGATGTATACGAAACGTGCAACATTAATAGCACAATTGCAGTTTTCACTTCTAGTCCAGTGAAAATCACACTCAAATTCCCCGGTGAATATTACTTCACTTCTACATATCTAAGCCACTGCTCATTGGGACAACGGCTGGCCATCAACGTCACCGGCACCAGCACCCCAGCGCCGGCCGCTCCACCTCCCTTgcctccaccaccaccaccaggaAACAGAACTTCGCCGGCCCCAGTTCCCCCACCGGTCCAGCCTCCGCCACCGCCCGCCAGCGTAGCTCCATGTCAG GGAGTACACTAG
- the LOC102613370 gene encoding umecyanin-like — protein sequence MATRNMNMAQLVMALAFAATLLHGTAAVDLVVGGNTGWTIPPNNTFYSNWASANTFRIGDTLVFNFATGAHDLTVVTRQAYDSCSTANAVNRITNGPARVRLNTTGQHYYICGFPGHCAAGQKLTVNVVGNNSGGSAPAPSAGGGPGTSPAPPGPSGTGTDTTPSTQAPPPSDTAPIGVSFAAVLMFVAVGLFY from the exons ATGGCAACTAGAAATATGAATATGGCACAGCTCGTTATGGCTCTAGCTTTTGCAGCAACACTGCTACACGGCACAGCCGCCGTTGATCTTGTTGTGGGCGGCAACACGGGCTGGACAATCCCACCAAACAACACCTTTTATTCCAACTGGGCTTCTGCTAACACCTTTCGGATCGGCGACACTcttg TGTTTAATTTCGCTACTGGAGCACATGACTTGACTGTAGTGACAAGGCAAGCTTATGATTCATGCAGCACGGCCAACGCCGTCAATCGCATAACAAATGGACCGGCAAGGGTTCGCCTCAACACAACTGGTCAGCACTACTACATATGCGGGTTCCCCGGTCACTGCGCCGCCGGCCAAAAGTTGACCGTTAACGTTGTTGGTAACAACTCCGGCGGCTCAGCCCCTGCTCCTTCTGCCGGCGGCGGCCCTGGCACTTCTCCCGCACCCCCTGGTCCTTCTGGCACCGGCACTGATACTACTCCTTCCACGCAAGCACCGCCACCTTCTGACACTGCCCCAATAGGCGTTAGCTTTGCTGCCGTCTTGATGTTCGTTGCCGTAGGCTTGTTCTACTAG
- the LOC102630948 gene encoding blue copper protein isoform X1, whose product MARTIILAIAVTASMASLLQNTAAETTHVVGGDLGWQIPPGGAIAYVTWASMQTFSVGDILLFNFTTGQQDVASVTKEAYENCNPASPISRKTTGPAEFSLEAAGDYYFICTLELHCTLGQKLAIHVTGPAPQPSPGPSLPRTPVNYTVGGNIGWAIPPGGALFYASWASFYSFFVCDTLVFNFANGTQDVAIVPKDVYETCNINSTIAVFTSSPVKITLKFPGEYYFTSTYLSHCSLGQRLAINVTGTSTPAPAAPPPLPPPPPPGNRTSPAPVPPPVQPPPPPASVAPCQVVGGFYITILSIIAVALISSSVE is encoded by the exons atggcAAGAACAATCATTTTAGCCATTGCAGTGACAGCATCCATGGCTTCTCTCTTACAGAACACAGCTGCCGAGACTACCCACGTGGTCGGCGGTGACTTAGGATGGCAAATTCCTCCTGGTGGCGCCATCGCTTATGTCACTTGGGCTTCCATGCAGACGTTCTCTGTTGGTGATATTCTTC TGTTCAATTTCACAACCGGACAACAAGATGTAGCAAGCGTAACAAAGGAAGCATATGAGAACTGCAATCCAGCGAGTCCCATTTCACGTAAAACCACAGGCCCGGCAGAATTCAGCCTCGAGGCAGCTGGCGATTACTACTTTATATGTACCCTGGAGCTGCACTGCACGTTAGGGCAGAAGCTGGCAATTCACGTTACTGGCCCTGCTCCTCAACCCAGCCCCGGTCCCTCTCTGCCAAGAACTCCGGTGAACTACACCGTCGGCGGTAACATTGGTTGGGCCATTCCGCCTGGTGGTGCACTTTTTTATGCCTCTTGGGCTTCCTTCTACTCTTTCTTCGTTTGTGACACTTTag TATTTAACTTTGCGAATGGGACACAAGATGTTGCCATAGTGCCCAAGGATGTATACGAAACGTGCAACATTAATAGCACAATTGCAGTTTTCACTTCTAGTCCAGTGAAAATCACACTCAAATTCCCCGGTGAATATTACTTCACTTCTACATATCTAAGCCACTGCTCATTGGGACAACGGCTGGCCATCAACGTCACCGGCACCAGCACCCCAGCGCCGGCCGCTCCACCTCCCTTgcctccaccaccaccaccaggaAACAGAACTTCGCCGGCCCCAGTTCCCCCACCGGTCCAGCCTCCGCCACCGCCCGCCAGCGTAGCTCCATGTCAGGTTGTGGGCGGCTTCTATATCACCATATTGTCTATTATTGCTGTGGCTTTGATCTCTAGCTCTGTTGAGTAA